The window TGCTATGTTCTGTAAAGTTCTATTTTTATGCTctaccactccattttgttgcGGAGATCTTGGTGAAGAGAAGTTGTGAGAGATTCCTTGATCGTTGCAAACTtcaaaaaacttcaaaattcttacagaaaacttcaaaattctttagAGCATTATCTTtatgacttaaaaacataacccAGGTAAATCTAGAGAAATCATGTACAATGACAAAAGCATATTTACTACCACCTATGCTATCAGTTCTATTTGGACCAAATAAATTCACATGCAATAGTTGGAGAGGTTTGGAGGTGGAAAcaatgtgcttgattttgaaagatgAGCAAGTTTGTTTTCCTAGTTGACATGCATCACAAATATGATCctttgaaaaatctagttttggaagtccAATAACGAGATCATGCTTAGAAAGCATTTGAATAGTATGCATGCTGGCATGACCAAGTTTTCTATGCCATACCCAGGGATCATCAATCAAGAAAGCAAGACAAATTTGATCCCCAAGATTATTTAAGTTGCTTATAGTATAGACATTTTTGTCTATATTACCTGAAAAAGTGACTTTACCTGATTCATTTTCTATAAACCAACTATGTTTCTTAAAACGAACCTCGTAGTCCTTGTCACATAGTTGACTAATGCTGAGAAGATTGTAGCCGAGTTCATCAACCAGGTAGACTTCATCTACATCATATGTTGAGTTCAGAGGAACTTTTCCAACACCAATTACATTTCCTTTGGATTTGTCTCCAAAGGTAACTGTTCCTCCATCTATCTTGGTGACTGTCTTGAACAATTTTTTGTCACCAGTCATATGTCTAGAACACGCGCTGTCGagataccattttccttttccattctttttgcggtgttcctgcaaaacaaaAATACTTATTTTTAGGTACCCAGCCTGCTTGGGTCCTAAATGGTTAGAATGCTGAGTGTTagtttgatttgaagatttgggTTGCCAAACCCATATCCTATTATCCTTGAACCTGCAACGATTTGAGGTCTGAACCTTTTTACCACAATAAAAACAAGATGGACTATTAGAATTTTCAGAGTCTTTTTCTGCTTTGATTCTGTTCCTGCATTGGTTAGTATTATCGCCATTTTTACCACAAAAGTAACATACATGAGATTTCTTCTATTGTGATGAactgtttgatttgatttgactGAACTATGACTAGTGTATTTTTGCAATCCATtcaattgaagttgaagttcattAACCTCTTCCTGTAGCATATCACGCTCAATTTCACAAACTTCTAGCTTCAAGGCCcaatctttcttttctctttggatCTTTCTGAGTTCATTTAGAACTCTTTCTATATCTGCAAGAGCAATATCAAAAAATTcttaaagttcataacaattaggGCAAGTAGGGGGACATGCCTCACTAGCTCCCTCGTCTGCCATAAGACCAAGTTCACCTGAGTCTTATTTTTCTTCCGCTCCTTTGTTTTATGAGAATCCACGCTCTCCTGATTCCTCATTTCTATCATCTTCTATGGCCATGAAACACGTATTTGCAATTTCTTCATGATCAAATTTTTCGTCATCACTCCAAGCTCCAAAAGACTTCTTCCTTTGAAGGTTCCTGCTGAGCTTCTTCTTTAGTTCAGGACAATCAGCTTTAATGTGTCCGTGTTTTCCACATTCGTAGCATCCAAGAGACTTCTTCCTTGGTTTATCTCTTCTGCTATTTCTGGGTTTTTTCATCATGCTAGTTACAACTTGAGAGAGCATGGCTATGTTTTCATCCTGTTCTCctccttcctcttcttcttcatcttctggtTCAGCCACAGTTGTTTTGAAGGcagctatttttttcttttcttgttgactCTGTATATCCAAGTAAGTTTTCTCAACGGCTATTAAGTCACCTCTGATTTCACCATAGGACATTTTGTCAAGATCCTGACATTCGAGAGCAATGACCTTTGGCTGCCAAATCGTAGGTAGACTTCTAAGAACTTTTCAGACTTGTTCTCCGCTTTTTATTGTTCTACCAAAAGATTTAAGATCTCTAAGAATTTTGATGAACCTGGAGAAAATTTCTTCAGTAGATTCTCCGTCCTTCATTTGAAATAGCTCATACTCACGAACCAAAAGATTTATCCTCGTTTCTTTTACCTTGTTGGTTCCTTCATATGTGACTTCCAATTTGTCCTACATTTCCTTAGCAGTTTCACAGCTTGAGATCTTTTCATACTCTTCACCACTAATAGTATTGTACAGAAGATTGTTTTCTTTAGCATTCATAGTTGACAGCGGCTTACTCATCAGTGTAGTCATCCAAATCAAGTGGATCAGTGGATACTATTACTTGACCATTCTCATCTTTCTTTCGGGGAATTGGAAGATTTCTCTTTTTGATCACCCGCCAGACTTTGATGTCATATGACATGGTGTATGTTTCCTATTACGCGGCGCCTttctgagattccttggaagggcgacgtaaggctaagcaactgatgtcagtgcagttactgtcttccaactgaggtcccctccgtacgctagactagattgtcagtgccgtacgggaaaaccaatgtcaagagcaattgaaagaacaaaaatgagaattgtgaatgaaagaaaacttgattgcattaatgaaagctattacagaaaggcaacgtggtgtcgagggggagagacaccagtacagagaattgtttgcttactagaaagtttgattgcttgatccccctaataatgcttaaaaaaataaaccaaagctacaagactagacttgattaaactagagaaacataatggaagtataTGGAATAAAACTATTCTATATTTACAATgacttagttttctacaaggcagaaacaggtccgttgtcagcagcatagtctttggcatcagggtctaCGCGCGCGACACTGTTGGCATCCACCTGCGGTTGGGCACTGGCGAGGGATATCTGtagggcgacagaggcacatgcgcgcttgtcacttggcgtgGACAAGACCACAAGgccgtccgtggcgctaggcattgaGAGGCTTGCTAGGATGCCATGGGGCgtgcccaaggggtcatggggcatggttggaaagccgcccatgacattctcccccacctgagttggcgacgtcctcaaTGCCTTACTTACAAGATAATCTTCaattaggctcttgtaggctttgaggtttgttcccctctcccaagtgttctcctctgcatcacagccctgccatttcaccaaaaACTCTTGGTGATCTTTCTTTGAGGCATGAATCACTCTATCATTAAGGATAGCTTCAACACGCCTTTTTCCCGATTGAATTGGGCCCTCGATACTGGGTATTGTGAGCTGGCTCCGTGAAGGATCCTCCATGTCTTCTTGAAAAGGTTTTAGGATGCTGACATGGAAGACAAGatgaattttccaccaagctggggtatccacccggtatgcaactttcccaatgcgcctttcaatggataagggtccaatgtatttttgcaataggcgagggtcatggacccccaCAAATAAGTACcactttggaattttgaccatcactttgtctcctacttaGTATTCAACAAAGCGACAATTCtaatcagcatgcctcttcatccacttttgagccttgacaagatagctccgcactatctccaaattttgcttccactcttttgagaagctagcagctagaggagatttagacatatttggtgcattgactatgtgtgggagtagcggttgctgtccggtaacaatttcaaaagcatttttgtttgtactagagctcttttgtgaattgaaacacagttaaGCAACATCCAAAAgtttcacccaattcttctgcgatccggttaCAAAGTGGCAGAGATATTTCTCTAACATACCATTGAACTGCTCCTTCTGACCATCAGATTgtggatgaaaacttgagctgtgACTCAGCATTGACCtaaggcacttaaagagttgggtccaaaagttactagtgaagcgtgagttacgatcactaacaatgtctttgggcaggccccaatatttgatgacatgagagaagaagagtcgagctgtatcttctgctgatatatattgtggggcaacaataaaggtagcatacttggaaaaccgatctaccacaaccaagatagttgcgAGATCTCTGCCTTGGGCAATCTGGTGATGAAATCCAGGaaaacgctttcccaaggtctctttgggacatctagtggttccaagagtctCGCTTGTGTTAAGCGGTCCGACttgtccttctggcatactagacaagtcttcacatactgagcaacgtcatcggacatttgaggccaataatatgcacggagAAGTAACGCCACAGTGCATTCCTCACTGGGATGGTTGGCCCACAAAGTATCATGACATTCCGCCAGAAGAGTCCttcgcagatctcctcctttaggaacataaagtcggttcccttttactttcaggaaaccatctttcatgtagaactggcgagtcttgccctgtcttaccaaatcaaccaaatactgtacagcaggatccttgatgagtagatcctgtatctagtccttgatggaggtggctacttcgctcccccttagggtggcgagtaggcacactgatgctagatcagctctccgactgagtgcatcagcaacatgattggtcttcccacttcggtactccaggttgaagtggaattcagctaagagttcctgccacctagcctgtcgaccattcaacttcagctgggtcatgaaatggctaacagctgtgttgtctgtcttgaccacgaacggggtccccagcagatagtgcctccaaaggcGCTAGCAGTGGACGacaaccaataattctttctcatgggcggcatagcgccgctctACATCCTTCAGCTTCTGACTCTCGTACGCTACAGGATGCCTTCTTGTAGCAAGACTCCACCGAGGGCATAGTCAGATGCATCTGTTtgtacttcgaatggcttggccagatCAGGAAGGGCCAAGATGGGGCTACTAGACATAAAGACCTTTGCTAGCTTGGGTCCCCATTCCCAAGGCGTGACCTTCTTGAGGAGTTCTGTCAATggtactgcaatgagggagtagttTTTCATAAATCGCCGATAGAAATTGCATAGACCAAGGAACGCCCTCAAGGCATGGATATCCTTAGGCGGCGGCCAATCTGTGAttgcctgaatcttctgctggtccatcttgatctgCCCTTCCttgatgacatgtccgaggaagtcaatttgcttttgagcaaaggagcacttagatagcttcgcatatagttcatgcttcaacaatcgagctaggaccttccgcaagtgcatcaggtgttcctccaatgtttggctatataccacaatgtcatccaagtagaccaccacgaattcatcaatgtactctcgaaagacttggttcatcaaagtgCAAAACGTAGTTGGGGTGTTAGTTAAGCTGAatggcataaccaggaagtcgtacgacccatatcttgtcacacaggtagtcttgtgttcatcaccctctgcaatctgaacttgccaataacctgtcttcaggtctattttggtgaacaccgtcgcaccacccagtctatcaaacaagtctgccattagcggaatagggtacttgttcttcacagtAATTTTTTTTAGAGCCCGATAGTCCACACAGAGTCACATATTGTCATCatatttcttttggaatagcacaggggacccgtatggggattTGGAGGGCACGATGATCCCTATGTCTAacatttccgtcaattgtctccgaagctcggtgagtttgggttgtgacattctgtaaggcgcccgggcaggtggcttcgcgCCCGACACCAGCTCAATTTCATGGTCCACAGTGCGCCTAGGTGGTagtcgctttggcatgtcttgtgtgtgagcacgtgatttttgctttacgaaaattattccaaaagaaatcgaaaaataaaacaaattgcctttgggtataattttgagaattttgcgtgacattttggataattatttttgtctgtgaatgtttatcttgttttaattaattgaaaaataccaaaatacatgttgcatgcatatttagaatttaattgtgcatttttgaattaattaaaccatgtcccattttaaaagaatgaaaatcacaaaaatatgaattttggtagctttgtcatttttattgtttaattgtgtgatttattttaatcaatatttgatcttgtgtgttaattattgttaaaggttaattaatatctttttaaaataatcttggttttacaatttaatttaggaattttggtttttaggaattaaaagaaaatgaaaggtaAAAAGAAAGGAGTGAAAAATTGGACCAAATCGGAACTGGGCCAATTTCAAtgcaaaatcaggcccaaatcataTCAAACGATCCAATCCAATAAGCCTGGTCTCTCAGAcagtccaaacgacgccgtttcggcgcctcagatctaagccgttgattTGTTTCCTTTAGACGGCTCAGTTCAACCCAGCATTatttgaaacgacgccgttttaggcGAGTTGATCCGAGCCGTCCGTTCCCAGTGATCTAACGGTCCCAGCCTTCCCCcataacccggtccatttcaacccgggtcgacccagtctcgATGCATGACCAAATGTCACCGTTTcctttaagtgaattgatccaggccattgatcgtacttgatccaacggccaagattaaaCCACCCCCTCCCTATATAACCTTAATCTCTACCCAACCCCCCCAAACTAGAACCCCCTATTCATCGTCTCTCTCATAGATGGAGCCTCACCATAGCCCAAACCCTAGTCGCCCTCTCACACCTTCgcttgaaacccggcggcaacaacgccgccggtcaccaaactAACACCCCTAGAGCACCTAAACACCCCCAACCCGAATCCGTTAACCATTTGCTTCGAATCATCccccagcttctcgaatcttcaattgaagattcgagcaaaccATGAACCAAAACCAATccaccccaaactcacaccagatatccacctgacctcccttACCTATAAACcaccattggtttggtttgaatCGTGCTAGAACGGTTTGATGTTTTCTGTTTTTTTaaggtattttttcttttttcccttctaTTCTATTTTTGATATTAATGTCTGTTTATTTTGTTTAgtattgttatattaatttttcaattttttgtcgattgttctgttcttctccctcagaccttttatttgatcGAATTTGTTTCTGCTCGTTGTTGTGTATAATTATAGGCTGTGTAATCGATTCGAATAAGTTTCATCAATTAGTTAAGGCTGATTATAAATCCTTGTTCTTGTCAATGCCGCTTGAATTGCCTGATTATCTATTTCTGATTGATTGTTGTCAATTGTTATAGGCAATTGGTTAATTAGTTATCGTCGATTAATTCAGTTTTATTAGTAGTTTTTGTCAAATGGTTTGAGGTCGAATGTTGTATGTACTGATCTTTAGGCAattagcttcagggcattgtcaatatgtTGACAATGATCCTGCATTCTTGTATAGGTTTGACTTAgaattgtgttagtttaatccCTGCATTCATGTGATTTtgattcagtttcagtttcagctttaGTGATTCTATTGAGTTCTGTGTTGTGTTAGTTTTGTTttgatttaaattcagttcatttgtttcaattggaattcaaccttagtcattcagttgtcaggaggattggttatagctgttaatcagaattagttttagataattgttagcttgaACAGATTTTAGAGTTAAAGGCTTTAATGCAGATGAATAGATTGTAttagggcagtaatattaaggggtttcaggggtgatttgggaatggaacagttaggataatattttaatattagtGTCTTATTAGTGGGGTATTAAATGTCTTTAAATTAATAAGTTAATGGGGAACAAGAGGGAATTGGGGCggaaaataaggaaaagcatTCCTTAGTGGGTTTTACGTGGAAATATGCAGATTTTGGTTGCTGGGGGGTTGGGTAGTTAAGTTTTAAAGAGGGGGCAGGTCTGTAATGGCTATAAATAGAAGGCATTTGGACTGATTAAAGGGGGAATTTTGGAGATCAGAAATTCAGAAttagaaatatataaaaataggCTGGCTTTTAATGTTGAAGAGGTCAGTTTAGTTTGAGAGTGAAAGTGGCTGGATTTCAACACAAAAGTTCAGTTAGTTAGAGAGCGAAAACAGGCTAGATTTCAATACTAAGAATTCAATATTGAGAGTAAGGAAGTCTAGTCTTCTTTGATTGCTGAAAATCAGTTAAAAGAGTAGAATTTCTTGAAAGTGTTCTTCTTTGAGAGTTAAAGAATAGAGAATCAGAAAGTACTGTTTCATTGCATTTCTGAGTTGATTTCTGCCCTCTGTTTGTTTCTGGGAGTTCTCTGgtttagtttggtattgctgggGTTGTCAACTGGTTTTTTCTGAGTTTGTTGTGGGTTTCTCGTTACTGTTCCATTGGTTATTGCTGGGATTTTGCTGGTTTTAATCTGTTATTGGGCTGTTGCTGTTtgtggttgttgctgtgttgctaCTGCATCTGCTGTTT is drawn from Nicotiana tabacum cultivar K326 chromosome 22, ASM71507v2, whole genome shotgun sequence and contains these coding sequences:
- the LOC107769406 gene encoding putative mitochondrial protein AtMg00860 — protein: MDQQKIQAITDWPPPKDIHALRAFLGLCNFYRRFMKNYSLIAVPLTELLKKVTPWEWGPKLAKVFMSSSPILALPDLAKPFEVQTDASDYALGGVLLQEGIL